ATTCTCCCAGTTAAAGTGGCCTCTGTTTTGTCCTAACACATAGGCAGATGCACCAGACTGATCAAAATATGACCATCTGACAAGTTCTCCCCAAAAGCGACCTTCAAATGCCAGTTCAATGCGTTTTTCATTTAGAATGTCAATCCAGGTCAGTGAAGTAACTTCATCCAAACCAGCACGAGCTCTTACTGCATTTACATAGTTTAAAGCATCCGCGTTAGTAGTACTGGCATTATTACCCAATATGGCTTCTGCGGCAATTAGGTAAACTTCAGCCAAACGCATCATATAAGTATTTAAAGGGGTGGACATGAAAGTCAGGATATATCCGGGGTTATCCTCAGGTGTTCCTATTACATACTTTTTGATAGCTGATCCGGCATAACTTTCCAGGTCGTATAAAAAGCCACCTTCATCCTTGAGCAATTCTG
The sequence above is drawn from the Desulfonatronum sp. SC1 genome and encodes:
- a CDS encoding RagB/SusD family nutrient uptake outer membrane protein; the protein is ELLKDEGGFLYDLESYAGSAIKKYVIGTPEDNPGYILTFMSTPLNTYMMRLAEVYLIAAEAILGNNASTTNADALNYVNAVRARAGLDEVTSLTWIDILNEKRIELAFEGRFWGELVRWSYFDQSGASAYVLGQNRGHFNWEN